One stretch of Bactrocera tryoni isolate S06 unplaced genomic scaffold, CSIRO_BtryS06_freeze2 scaffold_7, whole genome shotgun sequence DNA includes these proteins:
- the LOC120781836 gene encoding uncharacterized protein LOC120781836 produces the protein MVGAHKIRTSAYHPASNDMIERWHRTLKATLMCNRYTPWALILPTVMLELRCFHKEDIGASPAEMLYGTNLRLPGELFDSGDGSYNPQEFISKFHEYIQQLKPSSPVHHNSTLFFINKNLHDCSHVFIRSDHVRKPIEPPYTGPFKVVERISDRL, from the coding sequence ATGGTTGGCGCACACAAGATACGTACATCAGCTTACCATCCCGCGTCCAATGACATGATTGAGAGATGGCATCGTACGCTAAAAGCTACACTCATGTGCAATCGATATACTCCATGGGCACTTATCCTTCCAACAGTGATGTTAGAACTTCGCTGTTTCCATAAAGAAGACATTGGAGCATCCCCAGCAGAAATGCTGTATGGCACCAATCTTCGTTTACCCGGCGAACTCTTTGATAGCGGGGATGGATCATATAATCCACAGGAGTTCATATCAAAGTTTCATGAGTACATACAGCAGCTAAAACCAAGTTCACCGGTACACCACAATTCGACACTATTTTTCATCAATAAAAATCTACACGATTGTAGTCATGTGTTCATCCGCTCGGATCATGTGAGAAAACCAATAGAGCCTCCTTACACGGGTCCGTTCAAAGTTGTGGAACGTATTTCAGACAGACTCTag